CCGCTCGCCGGTTTCGCCATGGATGCGGCAGTTGGCTACGTCCTTAAGCCAGTTTCGGACCTCGATGTTCGCGGTCGCTACATCGAGGGTTAATCCTGCCTGCTTCAGGCGCGAGACCAGCGGGTAGTAGAAGCTGTACCGCAGGTAGCGGTTGAACCGTTCTACCTTCCCCTTGGTCTTGGCCCGGTACGGCTTGCACAGCCTGGGGATGAACCCGAAATGCTTGGCGGTGTCCCACAGGCCGGAGTGGAAGCGGTGGTTACCCTCACCGAAGGCGTTTCGCTCCAGCACGACGGTCTTCATGTTGTCATAGAGCACTTCGCGCGGGACGCCGCCGAAGAAGGAGAATGCCATCTCGTGGCACTCCCGAAGGACGTCGAACGCCTGGCTGGTGGTGAAGATGACGAACGAATCCCGGCTGAAACCTAGAGTTCCCACGAACGCGTACAGCGGGTGCTTCCCCTTGCGCAGTTCGCACCAATCAGCTTGCATCTGCTTGCCGGGCTCCGTTTCGAACCGGACAACGGGTTCCGGCGTGACGCGGGAATACAGTGTCGCCAAAAACGTTCTGACGGTGCGTTCGCAGCCCTCGTAGCCAAGGCTTTTGATCTCCCGAGCAAGCACCGGAGCGGGAATCCGATGCGGCAGCGCCGCCTTTACCCGCTCTTCGAGAAACGCTTTAAATGGGTCAAGCTTCCCCGGTCGCTTCACCCGTTCTTTGTAACGGGGATCGGCGGTCGACCTGAGAAACTTTCTGACCGTGTTTCGGCATAGCCCGGTGATCCGCGAGATCTCACGAATGCTCTTGCCCTGCTTCTTGAGAATTCTGACTTCCATACACTCTTCCTTTCCGATCATGCCGACCCTCCAGGTCGGCTAGGTTATCAGGAAGAGTGGGTCAATTTTCAATTTCCGAAGTGGGTCATTTTTACATTGCCGCTAACAGTTTGTGTTCAACCTACATCAGTACGATCTGGAAAAAGTACCAACGTGGCGGTCTGGATGCCATCAAGCCAGGGGTTCGTGGT
The nucleotide sequence above comes from Geobacter benzoatilyticus. Encoded proteins:
- the istA gene encoding IS21 family transposase, which translates into the protein MIGKEECMEVRILKKQGKSIREISRITGLCRNTVRKFLRSTADPRYKERVKRPGKLDPFKAFLEERVKAALPHRIPAPVLAREIKSLGYEGCERTVRTFLATLYSRVTPEPVVRFETEPGKQMQADWCELRKGKHPLYAFVGTLGFSRDSFVIFTTSQAFDVLRECHEMAFSFFGGVPREVLYDNMKTVVLERNAFGEGNHRFHSGLWDTAKHFGFIPRLCKPYRAKTKGKVERFNRYLRYSFYYPLVSRLKQAGLTLDVATANIEVRNWLKDVANCRIHGETGERPCDRLEIERPAMLSLPPRVAVEPGKPEIITPMPWPVIPLQRPASFYEQILQEGRL